In the genome of Ursus arctos isolate Adak ecotype North America unplaced genomic scaffold, UrsArc2.0 scaffold_22, whole genome shotgun sequence, the window ACCCCTTGCAAAGCACTTCCCCATTGGCAACCCCATTCCATTCTCACACGCGGTGTCAAGAGCATCACTCGCCAAGGCAGAAATTGCTAGTATCATTTAAAGATAATGAAACCAAAGCCCAAGATTAATTGACTTTCCCAATATCATTATTGTTACAAAGTCGCAGAGAGGGAACGTCAAGCAAATTCTTCTGAAGGTGAAAGCCCAGGAATCTCGTAGACCTTTTTTCATGGGCAAAAAGATGTCCCAGGATTCATATATTAAATTCACACAAAGGTGTTCTTTTCAAAGCATGTGAGATATTCAGTCCATACTAACCACAATAGAAGGTGGCCCTCATTGTCTCTGGATGATGCCACCAAGGCATGCTTTTTTTACTCCCAGACTTCAGCTATCTACACCAGGTGATACCTGGAAATTCAAAGGTCAGAGAGCCTTCTCACTTTTGCTAATCTCATCAGACtccatagcatttttttttaatataagattttatttatttatttgtcagagagagagagagagagacagcacaagctggGTGggagtcaagcagaggaagaagcaggctccccactgagcaaggagcccgatgcaggactcgattccaggaccctgagatcatgacctgagctgaaggcagccgcttaactggctgagccacccagacattccTAGACTCCATAGCTTTTAAGAATTAACCTCCTTGAACTTGTCTAAATAACTAATTTCACTTTTTGTATGTCTAAATAGGTGATTTATGCTGTTAACAAATAGTGCTCTCAAGTGTTTATCATAAAATCTCCTTTTAATTGCTCATTTTTGTATCAATAATGAGATTTTGAATTCTTTGAGACACAGCACATCAGTAACTTAAGTATTATAATGCTGGACAACATATAGATTTTGAGGTCTATGTGTTTTGGAGATAAGCACATATAACTAACTCAGATTATTTCTGTAGCCTCTCCAGTCTCTAGAGCTTCAGTTTTTCCATTCAGGCGTAATCATTCCCTGAAAGGAACTAAGTCTATTTGATTGATCGATTGtttgattgatttttgtttctttatatatgtttgtCTGTTTTGCCATTGGATGTTCATGCTTGCTCTTCCAACATTGCATGGAACTAATTTTCCACTGACCTTTTAGGTTTCATACATTCTGGGGAAACTTTCTATCCACCCGCAATATCCCAAGTCAAGATAAGGATCACCATAAAAAACATGCCGTAAGTTCCAACACCATTATGGCCTACTCAGATATACTAAtgtattgtttcattttgtctttattttcttgattatatAATTTACAAGTACATCAACCAGGTCTATTCTGCCTACTTGCTTATCACTAGTATGTTGTCCAATAACCCTGAATGATACATAAAGGTCTTTATACATTCTATTCTCCCATTACCTAGGGTTCTCGAAAGAAAGACTGCATCATTATCCTTGCTATCACTGGAAATCAAGACTGGTAAACATCTAATGAACAGGTAGCACCCTCAGGGGCGACTTCTACAGAACTAGAGCTTCTGCTGCATTACCCAAAGGGGGTGTTTTCCTCTTTGCGAAGCCTGCAATGTGGCTCAACACTACCGCTTCCCCTTTTCTGCTGACTGGCTTCCCAGGCATGGAGAAGGCACACCACTGGATCTCCATCCCATTATTGGCGGTTTACGTCTCCATACTTCTCGGTAATGGCACCCTTCTCTTTCTTATCAGGGATGATCATAGTCTTCATGAGCCCATGTACTATTTCTTAGCTATGCTGGCAGCCACAGACCTTGGAGTGACTTTAACCACGATGCCCACAGTTCTGGGGGTCTTATGGTTGAATCGCAGAGAGATTGGCCATCAGGCCTGCTTCTCTCAGGCCTACTTTATCCATACTCTTTCTATCGTGGAGTCTGGTGTTTTGCTTGCCATGGCCTATGACCGTTTCATTGCCATCTGCAACCCCTTGAGATACACTTCCATCCTTACCAACACCAAGGTAATGAAGATTGGGATGGGTGTACTGATAAGGGCTGGTCTGTCAATTATGCCAATAATTATTCACCTTCATTGGTTTCCCTATTGTCAATCCCATGTACTTTCTCATGCTTTTTGTCTACACCAAGATGTCATCAAGTTAGCCTGTGCTGACATCACCTTCAATCGTCTCTATCCAGTTGTGGTTGTATTTGCAATGGTCTTGTTGGACTTTCTCACCATCGTTTTCTCCTACATTTTGATACTCAAGACTGTCATGGGCATTGCATCTGGAGAAGAAAGAGCCAAGGCCCTTAACACATGTGTCTCTCACATCTGCTGCATCCTGGTCTTCTATGTCACTGTAGTTGGTCTGACATTTATTCATAGATTTGGAAAACATGCTCCTCGTGTGGTTCACATCACAATGAGCTACATCTacttccttttccccccttttatgAACCCTGTTATCTATAGCATTAAAACCAAGCAGATCCAGAGTGGTATCATTCGCTTATTCTCTCTGCCTAGTTCTAGGGTAAGCTGACAGCTTTATTGGTAGGTGCAACTAGAGAACGACATGTCACTGGAAACCTACCTCTCTCTGATATTTAGAACATCATCTTATATGGCACATTTATTGCTGGATTGTGcagacattttatatatatacatatatattatatatatgtatatatgtgtgtgtgtgtgtatatatatgtgtatatatatatatatatatatacatatatatatatatataatgctaaGCATATATCTCAAGTGTCCAACTGATTTACTCTTTTCTCAGGTAATTCACCCTATTCGGTGAGACTAAAGCACCTGATATATGATTCTTAGATCAACAATATGGGTCTCTGACTGTCTGAGTCAAAGCCCATTGTTTTTCCACATGTTCTATATGTCTTGGCTCTGATATAACTAGCAATGACACTCTTAATCTCCAAcattcatctattcttttttttgcTAATATAGAAATAGTTGCTATTTCTAGAAAATTGCACTAAGTGAAACATTGAGCCTTACCCTATCATCAGCTCAGTATGGCAACTCTAGGGAAACTGTATCTAAATCTATTCtgttaaatgtttgataaatatttattaaatattattatttttagtaataatatgtgaatatatgcaaaaaaatattaCAACAGAGATAAATTCCTAATCCAGACAACCATTGTCCTAGTTAGTCCTAGATACGGGAAACAGAGACCTGTATTCTTAAATAGTGAAGTGGTATTAAAGGTCCAGCTACACCACAGAGAAGCTAGATGGGGGTTCCGGGAATGTGAAAAATACCAGCCCCGACAAACAGCTGGTCATATGTGTgagtatggagagagagaggatggaggcCATGCTTGTGACTTGAACTAAAAATGACCTTTCTGGCTCCAAATAGCTGCCAAAGTTGATTTTGTTCACAGTCTAGACATGCGGAGGAGTTCACCACCCTATGGCCAGCTGAAGACCGGTACATAAGGCTCAGCTGGCAGGTTTTAAAGTGAATCAGAAAAGATATTCTTACGAACAGAAGATCGAGTATGAAATGCTAGGATTACGCAAGGGGCCACCCAGTGACAAGTCACTTCCCTTCATATGGATGGAGCCTGTCTCTGGGCTCTGTCATGCTGACATTCAAAGTGCTCTCTGACTCCTGCACCTACTCTCATTCATAGGAAGGTGAGAATTTCCCAGAACTCCTGGGATTAATGACTAGTGTGGAGAAAACAATCACGAAACCAGACCTTTAGAGCAGCTTCCAGGCTCATAAATAGTCTCTACCAGATCAGCTCAATggactgtttgtttgtttattcattcatttatttttattgaactcagctgtctgtctgcatgacatttgtctttctcctttcgTAGTTTCTAAATGGTGTGTTCCAGGAGGATAATGATATTATAGGTCTTATCTCCTACTGTATTACAGAAACTACTACATGGATAAccttaaataaaatacaactttttgatcgaaatgaataaaacttaaagtgatccatgtctctgtgtgtctgttggTTCTCCTGATTATGTTTCTGAATCTACATGTCCTCTCGATGTCTCTGTTATTATGTCCTGGAATGCCTTCAAATATTTGGCGACCCTAAGTTGTATTCTCATGTAACACACTCACAAATATAAGCTCATAACTATGTCTGAATGCATCCTTCCCTTGTGCTCTTGGGAATCAATTCAAGGGCATCTAAACTCCATCAGAGGAAATCTTTCTTGACTTTCTCTCTAGGCCCAGTGATTCTGGTACCTCCCATAGCAGACTAATAGAAAGGGCATTAGGTAACAAGGTATTTTAGAAAGTCTTCAAGTGGGTGCAGTTGATGGAGACCTccaaattttctctcttccttttctatccTTCCCTACCTTGTAGAGATTGTATAGAGAGATCAGAGAAAGAGCTCTTAAGAAATAAAGGACTGGGAAGTCAGTTTCACTTAGATGTAGGTGAATCCTATGGACCAgagcagagcgctgggatcatgaTGAACCCAGCTGAATATCTGGGTCAAGGGAGTTAGGGTGGGAAACTTTCCTGATAGACCAGTTTAATGCCTTTCTCTGGCCCTTATATCCACATATGCTTTAATGTAGAGGCGAAGCCCTGGGAGttctccaaaaacaaacaaacaaacaaaacagagcaaaaagtCCATCCTCCCTAACTTTTCTTTCCTACCAGTATGTAATGCTCAAAATTAATCACCTTCCCAAACCAGGGAACAGCTTGAGACCTTGGGGCACCACTGTTCCAAAGCTCCAAATTCCCAAGGCTGGGAGAAtaaaggagggaggaggcagaaacAGGCCTTGGGGAGGACCTTCTGAAACAAATGCTCCTCGAAGTGTGGCTTCTGGGTATGATCTACAGACGAGGTGTTGGAACCAAGACGTGGTGTTGGAACCAAGGGTCAGGGGTCCAGGCTCACATCTATGGCACCGATGAACAAAAGACTCATGAACAGGTCAGTAAAAAGCTCCAGTGTATCTTGTCCTGGAAGGCTTAGTACAGGCAACAGGTAAtggcagggcagggtgggtgtAGAGAGTTGCTTTAATGAAATTTACCAAGAAAGGCAGTAATGTGTCAATCAAGAGGTAATGAGGCATAGCAATATATCCCAAAGACTCCCCCAGAAACTGGGCTTCCAAATAATCTTTTCTTGCAGATTTGTGGAATAGGGAAAAGCCAAAATCTGCCTTCCCTTCCTTACTAGACAGATacacattgaaagaaaaaaagaagaacatctGTGGGAATAGAGGCAGATATCTCTAGAATGATTCAGAGCTCTGGGATGGAttgtctgtttcctttgttgCTCTCTTCAGCTCTTACCCCCTGTGTGTGCCACCAGTTATTTACAGCCCCAGAGTTTAAATCAGGTTGAGGAAGGGAGGCACTATCGTGACCAAGGGTAGAGACTAACAGAAAGAAGAACTTGCCAAATAGACGAGTCTCAGATTAAAGCAGTGGCAGAATTTGAGGAATCTGACATTAGATACTCTGCTTTAAATTGCTTCATATTCCCGGAAGTGAGCCTCTTATCTATCCGGAAATCAGTGTGCAAAGTGTACCCCTATATTGAGGTACAGGCACTGTAGATTTTGAGGATCTCAAACTCCCCACAGATAAAGAGTGATAGTGGATCTGGTGTTGGGGTGGTGTGGGTAGGGGACAGTGGTCACCATATTTACCAGCAGGGGATGCTACCCAAGGAAAAAAGCTGGATGCTTTGGGTAGAAAGGCATTCCGAGCCAGTATTCactgataaaaaaaaagtcaggaattTATTGCCTCTATAGATGATCAGTTCATGGCTTTGGAAAAGTATAAGCATATGTACTGAGACTTATATTATTTGGTGATTAAATTACATCTACTGGAACCATGTATCAGAACATATAGCCCTGCTAGGTATAAATCACCTAGTCAGACAGCGGAGATGACGTCAGGAATGCAGAAGATAAGAAGAAAGGGTACAAGGCAGACAGGGACTGGGGGGATGAAGGCTGGAAACAAAAGGGAGAAGAATCCCAAGGAAAGGCAATTATAAAGTTTTGTTACTTGAATGTCTGGATGGTGTTCCTCCATGAGAACACACATAAGAGAAGAGACACTCGGAGTGTCTTCTTGAAGCCTCCACGTTTCTGGAATAGAATGATTAGTTTGCGGAGATAGTTATTCATCAATGTAAGATCTTAAGGGCTCCCCGGGAATGAACACCCCCATGAGTTGATGGATATATTTTCCAAGGTTGAGGCAATAGTCATAGAATTATAAGTCTTTGCAgtgttaaaaatgatttaaaaagaccATGTAGATGAcaccaacaattttttttattttttattttgttattattatgttcaattagccaacatcattagtttttaatgtagtgttcaatgattcattagttgcgtataacacccagtgctcattacaacacatgccctccttaatacccatcacccggtgaccccatccctctacccatgagagactctggactccgggaaacaaactgagggacatcatcaattctttttaaagattttattaatttatttgagagagagggcatgagcggggggaagggagagggaaagggcgaaacagactccctgctgagtgcagagcccgaagaggctccatctcaggaccctgagatgatgacctgagccaaagtcagacgcttaactgactgagccagccaggagccccgaCACAAATTTATTTAGCACTTCATGAAGTGGACAGTCTCTGCTTGGAGAACAGCAATATGGGGTGCAAGGCAGAAGATTTTCActggataaagaataaagaacaaagaacaaggaagagacaaatagaaaataccTTCTTGCTGGAGCCACATAGTCAACCTGTGTGGGGTGAGAGGGACTAAAAGTTGGCTTGGCCTTGGGGGTCTGGCCGATGGATATACCCTGTTTCTGGTCAAGTGAAGCATTTACAGGGACACGAAGGTTGTCTAAGTTTCAGTTTGCTGATGTGGCACCCTCAGTAGGAGCCTCTCCATCTTGGGCCTAGAGAGTTTATTTCAACAGCACCAAACTGTGTCATTGAGTACATGACCCTAATTACCACTTAACTGTTCCTCCAACCCCGGGAcctctggacacacacacacacacacattggcaGCACTCAGCTCCATAAAGTATGCTCATTACTTTGATTGAATCAAGTGCAGATTCTGAGTGTGAACCCGGAAAGGGACCCATTAAggcttatttttttcagatacGACCGAGCAGATGATCATTTATGAAATTCCCCTTGTCTAATGTGGTGCAGGAAAAGAGCAATTCTGCTACTTCCTGGCATCTGGACCCTGTGAGGGCCTCTTCATCATCTTCAGTATCCGTTATAGAAAAACGgcgagggggcgcctgggtggcgcagtcttaagcgtctgccttcggctcagggcgtgatcccggcgttatgggatcgagccccacatcaggctcctccgctgagagcctgcttcttcctctcccactccccctgcttgtgttccctctctcactggctgtctctatctcttcaaataaataaaaataaaatctttaaaaaaaagaaaaagaaaaatggggaaagtaGGATGTTTGTGGgcaatctattaaaaaataggGCACATTGGCACCACGGCCAACCGAGTCTGCTGTATAATAGGAAGCCGTTGTGCTCCCcagctctgtctttctctccctgtctggCTCCCCACCCCTGTGGGTCTCAGCATGGCCTAGGAAATAGCCCAGGCTAGACTTGTGAGGATAGGTAACTCGTACCTATCCTTGTCAAACCAGTTTCTTTTTTagtgttggggttttttgggttttgtttttttgtttttttggggtttttttgttttttgttttttgtggggtttttttgggtgggttgttgttttttgattttttgttgttttggttttggttttggtttgccCAGTCTGCTCCTCCCAGCTCTACCAGGGCAAAGTCtgccttgcccccacccccacgtgAATCCCAAGGCTGCAGGCTTCCATCAGCCTGGTCTGCACTTACTAAAGAGCTCCTCCAtatgaaacataaggaatagcatggaggacattaggagaaggaagggaagagtgaagggggggaaatcagaggggagacgaaccatgagagactatggactacaggaaacaaactgagaatttcagagcggaggggggtgaggggataggttagcccagtgatgggtattaaggagggcacatattacatggagcactgggtgttacccGCAACTAAtaaatcctggaacactacatcaaaaactcatgatgtacgtatggtgactagcataacataataaaatttaaaaataaaataaataaaataaaataaaataaaataaaataaaataaaataaaaagagacttcagatgaaaataaataaataaataaataaataaaatagagggctcctcctcttttctcattcccccctcctcctgctccagacTCTAGCCATGCATTTCAATCACTGTCATCTTAGAACCCCATTCTTAAAACCCCATTATCCTACACCTCTTCTCTAAGCACTTTGAGCAAATTAGAATGACTCAACATTCCTGAGTGTGTGAGTGACCCCGGCTTGCCCATTCCAAACAGAATCAGAATGGCTCCTCCCTATAAATGTAACCAAACTCCTTACGCAGGCGTAATGTGCCACCACTTACAAAGTCCACTCCCAAATGATACTGCATTTAGTCCTCACGGGGCAAGGCAGATTTCATTCCTCTCATTTATTTTCAGATGAGGATCACAGGCTGAGAGAGTAGAAGGGGTCTGCCCAAAATTACACAGCTGAACATTGGAGGGCTGAAACGTCAGCTAAGGCATTATCTGAAAGTCAAAGTCTGGATGTCTTGGAGGCTTGTGATGAACtcattctagaatattctttgTAATGCTCATGGTGATATATTGGTATTTGCCCATATCCTAGCTTATCCCCACACTGGTAGAAGTATTTACAAAGCATAGGTATTTAAGTGTTTTTGAGCTTTAGTCGTGGTAAGAGGACCACCATGCTAACCCTTTCATATGACTTTTTGAAACCAATAAAACCTCTGACAATCTAATCATTTGTTACTCCCCTCTTGATTTCTCTAGCTGTATTGAGTACAAATTATTTCTTCAAGCCCTTTCTTGCCTTAAgaatttctcctctgctcttccctcagagtgaaattttcctttctttttacctGATTCCTACACATCTATCAGATACACGATCTGGgaagctttctatttttcttttttttttttttttatgatatgttagtcactgtagagtacatcattcgtttttgatgcagtgttgcatgattcattgtttgtgttcCTTGCAATTCacgtcctccttactacccatttcTCTGACCATACCCAAACCTTGCTGGATGTAATAAAGTAAGTCACCTACCTGTCCCCACTGCGTCCTGCACCTGctctattataatttttatattgccGTTATTCCTCTTTCACTCTCTGAATCTGTTTCAATTTATAAGGACAAGAACCAGCTGTATCTCGTAAACTTACTACCATATCTGCCTCACCTGGGACATCCATAAGCACTGATTTGCAGTTGTTGACATATTGTTTTTCTATCTCTAAGGCTTTCCTAAGAATGACTGCTTTATTTCTCTGGTGTCACTACGGTTCAGGGAAGAGCTACAGGAAGTAAAAAGGTAGAAACTCAAGAAGGAGAATTTCTGAAGACCTACAGACCTGCACGTAGTCTTTCCTTAAAAGAAGGCTTATCTTATCATAATGCCCATTATGGAACTCAACACCAGTGCCACACCCTTTCTGCTGACTGGCTTTGTGGGCCTGGAGAAAGCTCACCACTGGATCTCCATTCCGTTATCTGTCGTCTATATCGCCATACTTCTTGGCAATGGCATACTCCTATTTCTCATCAGGGTTGACCATAACCTCCATGAACCCATGTACTATTTCTTAGCCATGCTGGCAACCACAGATCTTGGGATGACCCTGGTTACAATGCCTACAGTGCTGTGTGTAATGTG includes:
- the LOC113248277 gene encoding olfactory receptor 51B6, which produces MWLNTTASPFLLTGFPGMEKAHHWISIPLLAVYVSILLGNGTLLFLIRDDHSLHEPMYYFLAMLAATDLGVTLTTMPTVLGVLWLNRREIGHQACFSQAYFIHTLSIVESGVLLAMAYDRFIAICNPLRYTSILTNTKVMKIGMGVLIRAGLSIMPIIIHLHWFPYCQSHVLSHAFCLHQDVIKLACADITFNRLYPVVVVFAMVLLDFLTIVFSYILILKTVMGIASGEERAKALNTCVSHICCILVFYVTVVGLTFIHRFGKHAPRVVHITMSYIYFLFPPFMNPVIYSIKTKQIQSGIIRLFSLPSSRVS